In Flavobacteriales bacterium, one genomic interval encodes:
- a CDS encoding OmpA family protein, translating into MHTQMTYMYMNRTIMTVITALLIATGSYAQSGLIKRADKKYAAFSYIEAARLYELAVGKGAAELDVASNLADCYWRLRDMRNAERWYAKAVAPPTASPQDVYRYSEVLRSNGKIAEADLVLERYKGLAAQDSRTELQDNAVGYVKELNERNLLGASVKNLDINSERSDMGVGMLGEQVTFASARRDRAAEERNHTWNDAPFLDLYVADASTTGDLTNVRPLDGPFNTKYHESNLSATSAGQQVLFTRNNYDGHKRGKDESGVTGLKMYSTSRSGTGPWEKENAFIHNNDRYSVGHPALTPDGNRLYFTSNRPGGKGGTDIWYCEKAGIGGWGPAANAEGINTEGNEMFPFITTDNVLFFASDGHKGLGGLDVMMANVTGTTFSKVRNPGAPINSTADDLGFVLRNSSSGYFSSDRLGGKGDDDIYSVTITAKLRNELKIDGIVREGTTNAPLAGVLVKKVGANGETLDSTMTDASGRYGFSLEPGQQYSITAEKEEFIKYATDLDLLTELDTLVEKDLTLVSALGISFLMHVTDLGTGDPLKDVNVNIVEDRSPEPLLIGMTNDKGNVRTALEKRAIGDELNMQIRLSRKGYLSKKITYNELIKAYGELKKNESMEVGLQPAAKGDDLGSLIDLQTIYFDVNKANIRPDAAAELNRMVEVMNDNPGIVIELGSHSDCRGSVEYNRVLSDKRAKSSMAFIVSKGIARSRITGKGYGESKLVNDCPCEGSVESTCTEEQHQLNRRTEFIIKKM; encoded by the coding sequence ATGCACACGCAGATGACCTATATGTATATGAACAGGACCATCATGACCGTGATCACTGCATTGTTGATCGCGACAGGATCCTACGCACAGAGCGGCCTGATCAAACGGGCGGATAAGAAATATGCAGCGTTCTCCTACATCGAAGCTGCCAGGTTGTATGAATTGGCTGTAGGGAAAGGTGCCGCGGAATTGGACGTTGCTTCGAACCTAGCAGATTGCTACTGGCGCTTACGCGATATGCGCAATGCGGAACGCTGGTACGCGAAAGCTGTAGCGCCGCCCACCGCAAGTCCACAGGATGTTTATCGGTACAGTGAGGTGCTGCGGAGCAACGGAAAGATCGCTGAGGCGGACCTCGTTCTGGAGCGATATAAAGGACTTGCTGCACAGGATTCGCGAACTGAATTGCAGGACAACGCCGTCGGTTATGTGAAGGAACTGAACGAACGGAATCTACTTGGCGCATCCGTGAAGAACCTTGATATCAATTCCGAACGATCAGACATGGGAGTGGGTATGCTCGGTGAGCAAGTAACATTCGCTTCCGCGCGAAGGGATAGGGCTGCAGAAGAACGGAACCATACGTGGAATGATGCGCCATTCCTTGATCTGTATGTAGCCGATGCAAGTACGACCGGTGACCTGACCAACGTGCGACCATTGGATGGCCCGTTCAATACCAAGTACCACGAAAGCAACTTGAGTGCGACCTCCGCAGGACAACAAGTGCTGTTCACACGGAACAACTACGATGGACATAAACGCGGCAAGGACGAAAGTGGTGTGACCGGTCTGAAAATGTATTCGACCTCGCGTTCGGGTACCGGTCCATGGGAGAAGGAAAATGCATTCATCCATAACAATGATCGGTACTCCGTTGGGCACCCTGCATTAACACCCGATGGCAACCGATTGTACTTCACCAGCAATAGACCGGGTGGAAAAGGCGGTACCGATATCTGGTATTGTGAGAAGGCCGGTATAGGCGGTTGGGGCCCCGCTGCGAATGCGGAAGGGATCAATACCGAAGGCAATGAAATGTTCCCGTTCATCACCACGGACAATGTGCTCTTCTTTGCTTCCGACGGTCACAAAGGCCTTGGTGGTCTTGATGTAATGATGGCGAATGTCACAGGCACCACATTCAGTAAAGTGCGGAATCCCGGTGCACCGATCAACAGTACTGCGGATGATCTTGGGTTCGTTCTGCGCAACAGTTCCAGCGGTTATTTTTCCAGCGATCGCCTTGGAGGAAAGGGTGATGATGATATTTATTCCGTTACGATCACTGCGAAGTTGCGGAATGAATTGAAGATCGATGGCATCGTAAGAGAGGGTACAACGAACGCACCATTGGCAGGTGTGCTGGTGAAGAAGGTCGGAGCGAATGGCGAGACACTTGATTCCACGATGACGGATGCCAGCGGTCGATACGGTTTCTCACTTGAACCTGGCCAGCAATACTCCATCACTGCGGAAAAGGAGGAGTTCATTAAATACGCAACGGACCTGGATCTATTAACTGAACTGGATACACTAGTGGAGAAGGATCTTACGCTGGTCAGTGCATTGGGGATCTCTTTCCTGATGCATGTCACCGACCTTGGAACAGGCGATCCGCTGAAGGATGTGAACGTGAACATCGTTGAAGATCGATCACCGGAACCATTGTTGATCGGCATGACTAATGACAAAGGAAACGTTCGTACGGCGCTGGAGAAACGAGCCATTGGTGACGAACTGAACATGCAGATCCGGCTTTCGCGCAAGGGCTACCTCAGCAAGAAGATCACGTACAATGAACTGATCAAAGCGTATGGAGAATTGAAGAAGAACGAATCAATGGAAGTGGGCCTTCAACCGGCAGCGAAAGGCGATGACCTCGGTTCGCTTATAGACCTACAGACGATCTATTTCGACGTGAACAAAGCGAATATCCGTCCGGATGCAGCCGCTGAATTGAATAGAATGGTGGAGGTGATGAATGATAACCCGGGGATCGTCATCGAGCTCGGTAGTCATTCCGATTGTCGCGGTTCCGTTGAGTACAACAGGGTATTGAGCGATAAACGTGCGAAGAGCAGTATGGCCTTCATCGTAAGCAAAGGGATCGCGCGTTCACGTATCACAGGAAAAGGATACGGCGAAAGCAAATTGGTGAACGATTGCCCGTGCGAAGGAAGCGTAGAGAGTACTTGTACAGAGGAACAACACCAACTCAATCGCAGAACGGAATTCATCATTAAGAAGATGTGA
- a CDS encoding type IX secretion system membrane protein PorP/SprF — translation MKKHLHILLALVLAIGSTVASAQQDPQYTMYMWNMMAVNPAYAGSNELLSITALARQQWSGLDGAPSTQSLVIQSPLKNDKLGLGLSVVNDKVGPVNTTLIYGDFAYRIRTGQNTRLAFGLKAGINLFQAKVGELANVNASDPVFQQNVSGKPAPNFGFGLYYWGKKGYLGLSAPKLMENSYGTVVTSAGETEVLAEKRHFFLVGGYVFTLSDAVKLRPSFLVKAVDGAPISIDLSALFVIHDRFWIGGAYRNQSSCSAIAAFQVTDQFKVGYAYDFTTTELRGYQSGSHELMLTYDLRFNKNKILSPRYF, via the coding sequence ATGAAGAAGCACTTGCACATTCTCCTAGCACTGGTACTTGCGATCGGATCAACGGTTGCCTCAGCGCAACAGGATCCGCAATACACCATGTACATGTGGAACATGATGGCCGTGAATCCGGCATACGCTGGATCCAATGAACTACTGAGCATTACTGCACTGGCCCGTCAACAATGGAGCGGCCTCGATGGCGCGCCAAGCACACAAAGTCTGGTCATCCAATCACCGCTAAAGAACGATAAGCTCGGCCTCGGACTCTCTGTTGTGAATGATAAGGTCGGTCCGGTGAATACCACATTGATCTATGGCGATTTTGCCTATCGCATCCGAACAGGACAGAATACGCGACTAGCGTTCGGACTGAAAGCAGGTATCAATCTGTTCCAAGCAAAAGTGGGTGAATTGGCGAATGTGAATGCATCGGACCCGGTTTTCCAACAGAACGTTTCCGGTAAACCCGCTCCCAATTTCGGTTTCGGATTGTACTACTGGGGCAAGAAAGGATACCTCGGTCTCAGTGCTCCCAAGTTGATGGAGAACAGTTATGGAACGGTGGTCACTTCCGCTGGTGAGACAGAGGTCCTGGCTGAAAAGAGACACTTTTTTCTTGTCGGTGGATACGTATTCACACTCAGCGATGCTGTAAAACTGCGGCCATCGTTCTTGGTAAAAGCAGTGGACGGCGCGCCGATCAGTATCGACCTCAGTGCGTTATTTGTCATCCATGATCGGTTCTGGATCGGTGGCGCTTACCGCAATCAGTCGAGCTGTTCCGCAATTGCAGCGTTCCAAGTAACGGATCAGTTCAAAGTGGGATACGCCTACGATTTTACAACGACAGAACTTCGCGGCTATCAAAGCGGTTCACATGAATTGATGCTCACTTACGATCTCCGTTTCAATAAGAATAAGATCCTCTCACCACGCTACTTCTGA